A window of Mangifera indica cultivar Alphonso chromosome 13, CATAS_Mindica_2.1, whole genome shotgun sequence contains these coding sequences:
- the LOC123193910 gene encoding (DL)-glycerol-3-phosphatase 2 — protein MAAVSGPKPITHVIFDMDGLLLDTEKFYTQVQEIILARYNKTFDWSLKAKMMGRKAIEAARVFVEETGISDSLSAEDFLVEREEMLRTLFPTSELMPGASHLIKHLHAKGIPICLATGSHRQHFELKTQRHGELFSLMHHFVLGDDPEVKQGKPSPDIFLAAAKRFEGGPVESDKILVFEDAPSGVLAAKNAGMSAVMVPDPQLDKSYHATADQVLNSLLDFNPSDWGLPPFEDA, from the exons ATGGCAGCCGTTTCGGGCCCCAAACCAATCACCCATGTCATCTTCGACATGGACGGTCTCTTATTGG ATACAGAGAAATTCTACACTCAAGTCCAAGAGATCATACTTGCTAGATACAATAAAACTTTTGATTGGTCTCTTAAGGCAAAAATGATGGGAAGGAAAGCAATTGAAGCTGCTCGGGTCTTTGTTGAAGAGACTGGAATTAGTGACTCACTTTCTGCAGAGGATTTTCTTGTAGAAAGAGAAGAGATGTTACGTACATTGTTTCCAACAAGTGAGCTCATGCCAG GGGCTAGCCATTTGATTAAACATCTTCATGCCAAAGGAATACCAATTTGCTTGGCAACAGG TTCTCACAGGCAgcattttgaattgaaaaccCAGAGACACGGTGAGCTTTTCTCATTAATGCATCATTTTGTTCTTGGTGATGATCCAGAAGTTAAACAAGGCAAGCCATCGCCAGATATATTCCTTGCAGCAGCCAAGAGGTTTGAG GGTGGCCCGGTAGAGTCAGATAAGATATTAGTGTTTGAGGATGCACCCTCTGGAGTTCTTGCAGCTAAGAATGCTGGGAT GTCTGCTGTTATGGTTCCGGATCCACAGCTGGACAAATCTTACCATGCTACCGCAGACCAAGTCCTGAACTCATTATTGGATTTCAATCCGAGTGATTGGGGTTTGCCGCCATTTGAAGATGCATAA